The following proteins are encoded in a genomic region of Dyadobacter sp. UC 10:
- the traK gene encoding conjugative transposon protein TraK, which translates to MFTKAKNLETAFRHVRSFTLLVIIGCIGFCCFAIYKSYQLVDETQDKVYILASGKVLDAYASERKENIPVEARDHVATFHRFFFTLDPDDKVIQSNLVKALFLADGSAKAQYENLKESGFYSSIISGNISQQISVDTVEVETDDYPYRFHCVASQRIIRSTSIVTRRLVTEGFLRTVSRSDNNPHGFLIERWTTLENKHINVQNR; encoded by the coding sequence ATGTTTACGAAAGCCAAAAATCTGGAAACCGCATTCCGGCATGTCCGCAGCTTCACATTGCTTGTGATCATCGGCTGCATCGGCTTCTGCTGCTTCGCTATCTATAAAAGCTATCAGTTGGTGGATGAAACGCAGGATAAAGTGTACATCCTGGCAAGCGGCAAAGTGCTCGATGCTTATGCCTCAGAGCGAAAGGAGAACATTCCGGTTGAAGCCCGCGATCATGTTGCCACTTTTCACCGCTTCTTCTTTACGCTCGATCCTGATGACAAAGTGATCCAGTCCAACCTGGTCAAAGCACTGTTCCTGGCCGATGGCTCAGCGAAAGCCCAATATGAAAACCTGAAAGAATCAGGGTTCTATTCGAGCATTATTTCCGGAAACATCAGTCAGCAGATAAGTGTGGACACTGTCGAAGTTGAAACGGACGACTACCCATACCGCTTTCACTGCGTGGCTTCCCAGCGGATCATCCGCTCAACGAGCATTGTCACCCGAAGGCTAGTGACCGAAGGGTTTCTTAGAACCGTATCCCGCAGCGACAATAACCCTCACGGGTTTCTGATCGAGCGCTGGACAACTCTTGAAAATAAACACATCAATGTACAAAACAGGTAA
- a CDS encoding TerB family tellurite resistance protein, with translation MRNVLILFLLGMLLIPPKRALAQTPEVTQLILNIQKLNQLRKILKELKAGYDILFKGYTTIKDISKGNFKLHEAFLDGLLEVSPAVKRYKRIAEIIDFQLKLVSEYRTAFGHFQSGKYFNKDELNYMEGVYARLINQSLKNLDALTMVVTAKKMRMSDDERLSAIDKIHEEMQDKLVFLRHFNSTAATLGLQRAKISIEVETGAQLNGIQL, from the coding sequence ATGAGAAATGTACTGATACTTTTTCTATTGGGGATGCTGCTGATTCCTCCAAAACGAGCGTTAGCTCAGACGCCAGAAGTCACTCAGCTTATCCTGAATATCCAGAAGCTTAACCAACTTCGGAAAATCCTGAAAGAGTTGAAAGCAGGTTATGATATTCTCTTCAAAGGTTACACAACCATTAAGGATATTTCGAAAGGGAATTTCAAGCTGCACGAAGCCTTTTTGGACGGTTTGCTGGAAGTAAGCCCAGCTGTAAAACGCTACAAACGGATCGCCGAGATCATCGACTTTCAGCTAAAACTAGTTTCCGAATACAGGACAGCGTTCGGCCATTTTCAATCCGGAAAGTACTTCAATAAGGATGAGCTTAACTATATGGAGGGGGTCTATGCCAGGTTGATTAATCAAAGTCTGAAAAATCTGGATGCATTGACCATGGTGGTAACTGCTAAGAAAATGAGAATGTCGGACGATGAGCGTTTATCAGCCATTGACAAAATCCACGAAGAAATGCAGGATAAGCTTGTTTTCCTACGTCACTTCAATTCCACAGCTGCAACACTTGGCTTGCAACGGGCCAAAATTTCAATCGAAGTTGAAACGGGCGCTCAGTTAAACGGAATCCAGCTCTAA
- a CDS encoding conjugal transfer protein TraI: MRKHILFFTLIFALVATPIQEAQAANPWAAVIKAAIKKVVKAVDLMIQRRQNKVIRLQNAQKAIENTMAKLQLDEITDWVKKQRDLYKKYYDELKKVKAVIAYYFKIKQIADKNSRLVDEYKRFWGLISDDKHFTAQERNYIFQVYVGILENSAKNVDLLKMVVESLTTQMTDAKRLELIENAADKTDQLYSDLTRFNQENAMLSISRAKNQQEVDVVKKLYGIN; the protein is encoded by the coding sequence ATGAGAAAACACATCCTATTTTTCACATTGATATTTGCCCTGGTGGCTACTCCCATCCAGGAAGCGCAGGCCGCAAATCCCTGGGCGGCAGTCATCAAGGCAGCGATTAAGAAAGTGGTGAAGGCCGTGGATCTGATGATCCAGCGGCGGCAAAATAAGGTGATAAGGCTTCAAAACGCACAGAAAGCCATAGAAAACACGATGGCCAAATTGCAGCTTGATGAGATCACCGACTGGGTTAAAAAACAGCGAGACCTTTACAAAAAGTATTACGATGAGCTCAAAAAGGTAAAAGCGGTAATTGCCTATTATTTCAAGATCAAGCAGATCGCCGACAAAAACTCCCGGCTCGTTGACGAATACAAAAGGTTTTGGGGATTGATCTCCGACGACAAGCATTTCACAGCCCAAGAGCGCAACTACATCTTTCAGGTGTATGTAGGTATCCTCGAAAATTCAGCCAAGAATGTGGACTTGCTCAAAATGGTGGTCGAATCGCTGACGACGCAAATGACGGATGCGAAGCGGCTGGAACTGATCGAAAATGCTGCGGACAAGACTGACCAGTTGTACAGTGACCTGACCCGGTTCAACCAAGAAAATGCGATGCTGAGTATCAGCCGCGCTAAGAATCAGCAGGAAGTGGATGTGGTGAAAAAGCTTTATGGGATCAATTAG
- the traJ gene encoding conjugative transposon protein TraJ encodes MNAFTRAAIIAVLATALPQISFAQGFPEQISGLHSVLDKLYDEMMPMCSKLISVGRGIAGFAAIWYISSRIWRHLANAEPIDFYPLFRPFVIGFAILIFPSVLEMINGVMSPVVRATSAMVEGSNEAITLLLKKKEEAIMKTNAWQMYVGATGNGDRDKWYKYTHGNEDPSGEGIMASVGNDIKFSMAKASYNFRNSIKEWMSEILRLLFEAAALCINTLRTFQLIVLAIVGPIAFGISVFDGFQHTLTGWIARYINIFLWLPVANIFGAIIGKIQEMMLTLDISQVEGAGETFFSSTDMAYLIFLVIGIVGYFAVPATANFIIQAGGGNPFLYKVTTLFSQTATGFGNRAFPASGGFGSIPRNTAIPKSQNQ; translated from the coding sequence ATGAATGCATTTACAAGAGCCGCTATAATAGCGGTGTTAGCTACCGCTTTGCCACAAATTTCCTTCGCGCAGGGCTTTCCCGAGCAGATCAGCGGCCTGCATAGTGTTCTCGACAAACTCTATGATGAAATGATGCCCATGTGCTCCAAGTTGATCAGCGTGGGTCGAGGAATTGCAGGCTTTGCGGCAATCTGGTATATCTCCTCCCGGATTTGGCGGCACCTGGCGAATGCGGAGCCGATTGATTTCTATCCGCTGTTCAGACCATTTGTGATCGGTTTTGCTATCCTGATTTTTCCATCGGTTCTGGAAATGATCAACGGTGTCATGTCCCCGGTTGTCCGTGCAACATCTGCGATGGTCGAAGGTTCAAACGAGGCAATCACTTTGCTGTTGAAGAAAAAGGAAGAGGCGATTATGAAGACCAATGCCTGGCAAATGTATGTCGGCGCCACTGGGAATGGGGATCGGGACAAATGGTACAAGTACACGCATGGGAATGAAGATCCGTCTGGCGAAGGCATCATGGCCAGCGTCGGAAATGACATCAAGTTCTCAATGGCGAAAGCCTCATACAATTTTCGCAATTCCATTAAAGAATGGATGAGCGAAATACTCAGGCTACTATTTGAAGCGGCGGCACTTTGTATCAATACGCTTCGCACCTTTCAATTGATCGTCCTTGCTATTGTTGGCCCGATTGCATTTGGCATCTCTGTTTTCGACGGTTTTCAGCATACGCTTACCGGTTGGATCGCGCGGTACATCAACATTTTTCTGTGGTTGCCAGTCGCTAACATTTTCGGCGCAATCATTGGCAAGATCCAGGAGATGATGCTTACCCTGGATATAAGCCAGGTAGAAGGCGCGGGCGAAACTTTCTTCAGTTCAACGGATATGGCATACCTGATCTTTTTGGTCATTGGCATCGTCGGGTACTTCGCAGTGCCAGCAACGGCCAACTTCATCATTCAGGCAGGAGGAGGCAATCCGTTCCTTTACAAAGTCACGACCCTTTTCTCCCAAACCGCCACCGGCTTTGGCAACCGGGCCTTTCCTGCGAGTGGTGGCTTTGGGTCAATTCCGAGAAACACTGCTATTCCTAAATCTCAAAACCAATAA